From a region of the Apis cerana isolate GH-2021 linkage group LG13, AcerK_1.0, whole genome shotgun sequence genome:
- the LOC107998854 gene encoding borealin has translation MPRTKHVQKPKQQEEFLEESDLLIKDFERQAHLRISKMEAESKMAIKSIETFVDVTLSRLPAEIRQMTLNEVLKYDNENEKENYNEISSSVDDRSLRVPPMTVKGKKTGKRITSASDDGYVTEGITTTRTSRATKVESAISRRTRSTSRNSKMKLSEINQETIKKTIKDKHIKSMKIDKFKTPATLKPGNKEFDLVTPKIKPNTPLNVLRRPRQGEMVLSMQGSPLLVSAIIQEDIANINVPLRDGNVMSLLPNDGLRMSHIPALDSETLKQLETLKSHIEKVISTK, from the coding sequence ATGCCGCGTACAAAACATGTTCAGAAACCAAAACaacaagaagaatttttagaagaaagtgatttattaattaaagattttgagCGACAAGCACATTTGCgaatttcaaaaatggaaGCAGAATCAAAAATGGcaataaaaagtattgaaaCTTTCGTTGACGTTACTTTATCTCGACTTCCGGCTGAGATACGGCAAATGACACTTAATGAAGTACTTAAATacgataatgaaaatgaaaaagaaaattataatgaaatttcgtcATCCGTTGATGATCGTTCGCTACGAGTACCTCCGATGAcagtaaaaggaaaaaaaactgGAAAAAGAATTACTAGCGCGTCCGATGATGGATATGTAACCGAGGGAATAACAACAACACGTACATCAAGAGCTACTAAAGTTGAATCTGCTATTAGTAGAAGAACACGTAGTACTTCAAGGAATAGTAAAATGAAGCTTAGtgaaataaatcaagaaactataaaaaaaacaataaaagataaacatatcaaatctatgaaaattgataaatttaaaacccCTGCTACTTTGAAACCaggaaataaagaatttgatCTTGTAACTCCAAAAATAAAACCTAATACACCATTAAATGTATTAAGACGTCCAAGACAAGGGGAAATGGTTCTTAGTATGCAAGGTAGTCCTTTATTAGTTTCTGCAATTATTCAAGAAGATATTGCTAACATTAATGTACCCTTGCGTGATGGGAATGTTATGTCCTTATTACCTAATGATGGATTACGTATGTCACATATTCCTGCATTAGATTCAGAAACTTTGAAACAACTAGAAACTTTAAAAAGTCATATTGAGAAGGTTATctcaacaaaataa